In Plasmodium chabaudi chabaudi strain AS genome assembly, chromosome: 10, a single genomic region encodes these proteins:
- a CDS encoding dipeptidyl aminopeptidase 3, putative, which translates to MILIPLFFCIFLNYIKCDIPVHCLSRHVEGLWEIKLGLLKNKQLEKKDNEYSKIGNALDKNYYDYECGYRRPDDSEYHDALDPENVKQRFEIKDKKIIAFNKDRTINIIENGDISPEYSGYWRIVYDEGLYIEIYNSKNKNKEIYFSFFKFVKNGEFSYSYCNNLIMGVVNMYQLNDNTDIVKSNMNVVDNSGPNNCNDKRTSNSMANDINDDSSKCMNKFEEKGTENNSSINNNIPEKESEGGNGILRYAYALYGGLKNAYLNILNKTIEMKENKSVALNNVEELYGNNNDVKNLIDYYNDNFIDFKTMPMKRYCWSGKKLDKNTDKATNKFPNRLSPLDANADIKKHDYYINLIGDIKNKTPLKNNKGKKRQPNKLKGVMDNTPIKKIKENSLFNMYSNRDIILKNFDWSDENDVKKRFNGISVRIFDDAIDQKDCGSCYANSASRVINSRIRIKYNYIKKIDSLSFSNEQLLICDFFNQGCNGGYIYLSLKYAYENYLYTNKCFKKYEDLYINKDDKNNSLCDRFDTFKIFLKKQESDKIYINNYPEEMEQKNEKTRMNNNFGNAHYNSDNRNDSNTHKSLIKDENINYVYKSDDAGKQETSDISDDYLNDDYILVDKNMYEREKFKLDELDSCDTKVKVTKYEYLDIENEEDLKKYIYYNGPVAAAIEPSKSFIKYKKGILTGNFIKMKDGDKSNAYIWNKVDHAVVIVGWGEDTIENLIKKKTHSYDEYKSKNDDDLDEDIYDEHINSYIKNTKEKNKVVKYWKILNSWGTNWGYNGYFYILRDENYFNIRSYLLICDVNLFVKNKNAKL; encoded by the exons TAAATTGGGattactaaaaaataagcagCTTGAAAAGAAAGACAatgaatattcaaaaatagGCAATGCATTagacaaaaattattatgattatGAGTGTGGATATAGGAGACCGGACGATTCGGAATATCATG aTGCACTTGACCCAGAAAATGTAAAACAACGATTTGAaattaaagataaaaaaattattgcaTTTAATAAAGACAGAACTATTAACATTATTGAAAATGGTGATATTTCTCCGGAGTATAGTGGATACTGGAGAATTGTATATGACGAAGGCTTATATATTGAGATATACaattctaaaaataaaaataaagaaatatatttttccttttttaaatttgtaaaaaatggtGAATTTTCTTACAGTTATTGCAACAACCTGATTATGGGGGTGGTTAATATGTATCAATTGAATGACAATACCGATATTGTTAAAAGTAACATGAATGTAGTAGATAATAGTGGACCAAACAATTGTAACGATAAGAGAACAAGTAATAGCATGgctaatgatataaatgacGATTCATCAAAATGCATGAATAAATTCGAGGAAAAGGGAACAGAAAACAATTCatcaataaataataatataccaGAAAAAGAATCAGAGGGGGGAAATGGCATCCTTAGATATGCATATGCGTTATATGGTggattaaaaaatgcatatttaaatatattaaataaaacgaTTGAAATGAAGGAGAATAAAAGCGTAGCTTTAAATAATGTTGAAGAATtatatggaaataataacgatgttaaaaatttaattgattattataatgataattttatagaCTTTAAAACAATGCCAATGAAAAGATATTGTTGGAGCGGGAAAAAATTAGACAAAAATACAGACAAAGCAACAAACAAATTTCCAAATAGGTTATCACCTCTAGATGCTAATGCAGATATAAAGAAGcatgattattatattaatttaattggggatataaaaaacaaaacacccctaaaaaataataaaggaaaaaagAGACAACCTAATAAGCTAAAAGGGGTAATGGATAATACacctattaaaaaaataaaagaaaatagtttatttaatatgtatagTAATCgagatataatattaaaaaattttgattggtcagatgaaaatgatgtaAAAAAACGATTCAATGGAATTAGCGTAAGAATTTTTGATGATGCTATTGATCAAAAAGATTGTGGTTCATGTTATGCTAATTCCGCTTCACGCGTAATTAATAGTAGaataagaataaaatataattatataaaaaaaattgattcATTGTCCTTTAGTAATGAGCAACTTCTTATATGCGACTTTTTTAATCAAGGTTGTAATGGTgggtatatatatctttctttaaaatatgcttatgaaaattatttatatacaaataaatgttttaaaaaatatgaggatttatatataaataaagatgataaaaataactcTTTGTGTGATCGTTTTGATacctttaaaatatttttaaaaaaacaggaaagcgataaaatatatattaataattatccTGAAGAAATGGagcaaaaaaatgaaaagactagaatgaataataattttggaAATGCTCATTATAATTCAGATAATAGAAACGATAGTAATACCCATAAAAGTTTGATAAAAGATGagaatattaattatgtatataaatcaGATGATGCTGGCAAACAAGAAACAAGTGATATATCAGATGATTATCTAAATGatgattatatattggtagataaaaatatgtacgaaagagaaaaattcaaattagATGAACTAGACAGTTGTGATACAAAAGTTAAGGTgacaaaatatgaataccttgatatagaaaatgaagaagatttaaaaaaatatatttattataatggCCCTGTAGCTGCAGCGATTGAGCCATCAAAAAgctttattaaatataaaaaaggtatACTAACAggaaattttataaaaatgaaagacGGTGATAAAtcaaatgcatatatatggaaTAAAGTTGATCATGCTGTTGTTATAGTTGGGTGGGGTGAAGACACtatagaaaatttaataaaaaaaaaaactcaTTCTTatgatgaatataaatcaaaaaatgacGATGATTTAGATGAAGACATATATGATGAGCATATTAatagttatataaaaaatactaaagaaaaaaataaagttgtaaaatattggaaaattttaaatagttGGGGAACAAATTGGGGATATAATGGCTACTTTTACATACTAAGAGATGAAaactattttaatatacgaTCGTATCTTTTGATATGTGatgttaatttatttgttaagaataaaaatgctaaattataa
- a CDS encoding 6-cysteine protein P52, putative encodes MMKRRSIFVYYCFCFLLKYVAFSNVTKPNTRIGHFEICEINTSSGDVEECVLENEFGKIFLFICNIDYNEMTKNIVLPSECAKKTYIDHVNPNGTSPEVNTYDIFPDLIGANESQFRDKFYFYGTPYSSKDIDFICLCFAETKPDIKHIMKMSFKKMTKKIKGCDFGDNTPMKKDLTNGKALYENSNCHIYAYPGDVIGINCYKKDINSIYNNNLELQPNNCFHNVYYENDILLSSKNLIPNSRVIPDPSDDVKLPKMHSYMSYIILPDEINENVKISCSCKRDEYVGTMFLYVNTSKDILTTTGNSTEETAPLNDHYISIGDMWDMGLHENPEQIQSIINHHANKKYYEHMKIYKSNKMDSSDEDESNEQTHNENRANKNSNDSEKMVGNRRQKNNSLNHNSYPSNHDEDDDEVNISTHDKYDDDYQSGSNRPLRKKRTFWQNMFGASSSYYETFNYFSIAFILIIHMLLL; translated from the coding sequence ATGATGAAGCGTCGAAGCATTTTCGTGTATTACTGTTTCTGCTTCTTATTGAAATATGTAGCCTTTAGCAATGTAACAAAACCTAATACGAGAATAGGGCACTTTGAAATTTGTGAGATAAATACATCTTCAGGTGATGTCGAAGAATGTGttttagaaaatgaatttgggaaaatatttttatttatttgtaatattGATTATAATGAGatgacaaaaaatatagtgcTTCCATCCGAATGTgctaaaaaaacatatatagaCCATGTAAATCCAAATGGAACATCACCAGAAGTTAATACTTATGACATATTTCCAGATTTGATCGGAGCAAATGAATCCCAATTTCGTGataagttttatttttatgggACCCCATATTCATCTAAAGACATtgattttatatgtttatgtTTTGCTGAAACAAAGCCagatataaaacatataatgaaaatgagttttaaaaaaatgacaaaaaaaataaaaggatGTGATTTTGGAGATAATACACCAATGAAAAAGGATTTAACAAACGGGAAAgcattatatgaaaattctAATtgtcatatatatgcatatccAGGAGATGTAATTGGAAtaaattgttataaaaaagacattaatagtatttataataataatttagaaTTGCAACCAAATAATTGTTTTCATAATgtttattatgaaaatgatatattattatcatcaaaaaatttaataccTAATTCTAGAGTTATACCAGATCCGAGTGATGATGTTAAACTGCCTAAAATGCATTCATATATGTCTTATATTATACTCCCcgatgaaataaatgaaaatgttaaAATTAGTTGTTCATGCAAAAGAGATGAATATGTTGGAactatgtttttatatgtaaatacaTCGAAAGATATTTTAACAACCACTGGAAACAGCACAGAAGAAACTGCTCCTTTGAATGATCACTACATATCAATTGGAGACATGTGGGATATGGGATTGCATGAAAATCCTGAGCAAATACAAAGCATTATTAACCATCacgcaaataaaaaatattatgagcatatgaaaatttacaaaagcAATAAAATGGATTCTAGTGATGAGGATGAATCAAATGAGCAAACACACAATGAAAATAgagcaaataaaaattctaaTGATAGTGAGAAAATGGTTGGTAATAGAaggcaaaaaaataattctcTCAATCATAATAGTTACCCTAGTAATCATGACGAGGATGACGATGAAGTTAATATATCTACCcatgataaatatgatgatGATTATCAATCGGGAAGTAATAGACCTTTGAGAAAGAAAAGAACATTTTGGCAAAATATGTTTGGTGCCTCTTCTTCTTATTATGAGACCTTTAACTATTTTTCAATCGCGTTTATTCTAATTATCCATATGCTCCTCTTATGA